In the Acidobacteriota bacterium genome, one interval contains:
- a CDS encoding S9 family peptidase — protein sequence MMVMGMTAVSVPAQDDPFQWLEDVQGEKALAWVRAQNEVSLKELQAVPGYTEAFDTILRISDAQDRIPMPARYGKYLYNFWKDAEHPRGVLRRTTLESFRKRTIEWEVVLDVDALAKQENENWVYKGGSYLYPDYRFSLVYLSRGGADAVVVREFDLQAKAFVKGGFELPEAKSSVAWIDRDTVFVGTDFGPGSLTSSGYPRIVKIWKRGTPLSEAKTVLEGKPESMSVSGYRMFSRHGNIDLVQERTDFYSGDHYLLKDGRLVRLDLPRDLSFSGLFHGQFLFSLRSDWDTGKARFKKGSVVVGKVEDVAAGRKNFTLLVEPGPRASVEGVDATRDHVYVTLLDNVVHRLTQYTQGRDGAWAPTPVPTEGLGNLSLFNTDEKDNDYFLSYQDFLTPPTLWRVSGKTGRKEFLKSLPARFDAEPYQALQHEAVSKDGTRVPYFVVMRKDAALNGQNPTLLDAYGGFEVSQTPFYLSAMGATWLAKGGVFVLANLRGGGEFGPAWHQDAILKNRHRVYEDMIAVAEDLVARKITSPAKLAIQGGSNGGLLVGAVSMMRPDLFKGVVCMVPLLDMKRYSKLLAGASWMAEYGNPDDPDMWAYMKDYSPYHMARKDAKYPRIFFTTSTRDDRVHPGHARKMVARLEELGHDCLYWENIEGGHGGAANNRQAATMWALVYAYLYETLAVAGK from the coding sequence ATGATGGTGATGGGAATGACGGCGGTGAGCGTCCCGGCCCAGGACGACCCCTTCCAGTGGCTGGAGGACGTCCAGGGCGAAAAGGCCCTGGCGTGGGTCCGGGCACAGAACGAGGTTTCCCTGAAGGAGCTGCAGGCCGTCCCCGGCTACACGGAGGCCTTCGACACCATCCTGAGGATCTCGGACGCCCAGGACCGCATCCCCATGCCGGCCCGTTACGGCAAGTACCTCTACAATTTCTGGAAAGACGCCGAGCACCCCCGGGGCGTCCTGCGCCGCACCACCCTGGAGTCCTTCCGGAAGCGGACCATCGAATGGGAGGTCGTCCTGGACGTCGACGCCCTGGCGAAGCAGGAGAACGAAAACTGGGTGTACAAGGGCGGGAGCTACCTCTACCCCGACTACCGGTTCAGCCTCGTATACCTCTCCCGCGGCGGGGCCGACGCCGTGGTGGTCCGGGAGTTCGACCTGCAGGCCAAGGCCTTCGTCAAGGGCGGGTTTGAACTTCCCGAGGCCAAGAGCAGCGTCGCCTGGATCGACCGCGACACCGTCTTCGTCGGCACGGACTTCGGGCCCGGCAGCCTGACGAGCTCAGGTTACCCGCGGATCGTGAAGATCTGGAAGCGGGGGACCCCCCTGTCCGAGGCGAAGACCGTCCTCGAGGGGAAGCCCGAGTCCATGTCGGTGAGCGGTTATCGGATGTTCAGCCGGCACGGGAACATCGACCTGGTCCAGGAGCGCACCGACTTCTACTCCGGGGACCACTACCTCCTGAAGGACGGGCGTCTGGTCCGGCTGGACCTCCCCCGCGACCTGTCCTTCTCGGGCCTGTTCCACGGCCAGTTCCTGTTCTCCCTGCGCAGCGACTGGGACACCGGCAAAGCCCGTTTCAAGAAAGGGTCCGTCGTCGTCGGGAAGGTTGAAGACGTCGCCGCCGGGCGGAAGAACTTCACCCTCCTGGTCGAACCGGGCCCGCGGGCTTCGGTCGAGGGGGTGGACGCCACCCGGGACCACGTCTACGTCACCCTCCTGGACAACGTGGTGCACCGCCTCACGCAGTACACCCAGGGCCGGGACGGGGCGTGGGCGCCCACCCCGGTGCCCACCGAGGGGTTGGGCAACCTCTCCCTCTTCAACACCGACGAGAAGGACAACGACTACTTCCTCTCCTACCAGGACTTCCTCACGCCTCCCACCCTCTGGCGAGTCTCGGGGAAGACCGGCCGGAAGGAGTTCCTGAAGAGCCTGCCGGCCCGGTTCGACGCCGAGCCTTACCAAGCCCTCCAGCACGAAGCGGTTTCCAAGGACGGGACCCGGGTCCCCTATTTCGTGGTGATGCGCAAGGATGCCGCGCTCAACGGCCAAAACCCCACCCTCCTCGACGCGTACGGCGGGTTCGAAGTCTCCCAGACCCCCTTCTACCTTTCGGCCATGGGGGCGACCTGGCTCGCGAAGGGCGGCGTGTTCGTCCTGGCGAACCTGCGCGGCGGCGGCGAGTTCGGCCCCGCCTGGCACCAGGACGCCATCCTGAAGAACCGCCACAGGGTGTACGAGGACATGATCGCCGTGGCGGAAGACCTCGTGGCCCGCAAGATCACCTCCCCGGCGAAGCTGGCCATCCAGGGCGGCAGCAACGGCGGGCTCCTGGTGGGCGCGGTGAGCATGATGCGGCCCGACCTCTTCAAGGGCGTGGTCTGCATGGTCCCCCTCCTGGACATGAAACGCTACAGCAAGCTCCTCGCCGGGGCCAGCTGGATGGCCGAGTACGGCAACCCCGACGACCCCGACATGTGGGCCTACATGAAGGACTACTCCCCCTATCACATGGCGAGGAAGGACGCGAAGTACCCCCGGATCTTCTTCACCACCTCCACCCGGGACGACCGCGTCCACCCGGGCCACGCCCGCAAGATGGTGGCCCGCCTCGAGGAACTGGGCCACGACTGCCTCTACTGGGAGAACATCGAGGGCGGCCACGGGGGTGCGGCCAACAACCGTCAGGCCGCCACGATGTGGGCGCTGGTCTACGCTTACCTCTACGAGACCCTGGCGGTCGCGGGCAAATGA
- a CDS encoding GNAT family N-acetyltransferase, with product MTDAPRVFLRKPVPEDGDEFLAMVLRSQPLHSPWMSPPRTPGEFNEYLNQCRTDTFEGLLACRREDGAIVGVINLSQIFMKAFRSAYSGYFAHVDHAGRGYMTEGLRLAIDHAFGPLGLHRVEANIQPGNEASRRLVRRLGFTLEGYSPRYLFIDGAWRDHERWAITLEDWPPPSNAGTAPSELG from the coding sequence ATCACTGACGCCCCCCGGGTCTTTCTGCGGAAACCCGTCCCCGAAGACGGGGATGAATTCCTGGCGATGGTCCTTCGAAGCCAACCCCTCCATTCCCCATGGATGTCTCCGCCCCGAACCCCCGGGGAATTCAACGAGTACCTCAACCAATGCCGAACCGATACCTTCGAGGGATTGCTCGCCTGCCGTCGGGAGGACGGGGCCATCGTCGGGGTGATCAATTTGAGCCAGATCTTCATGAAGGCGTTTCGAAGCGCCTACTCGGGCTATTTCGCCCATGTGGACCACGCCGGTCGAGGGTATATGACCGAGGGGCTCCGGTTGGCCATCGACCACGCCTTCGGCCCACTGGGGCTTCACCGGGTCGAGGCCAACATCCAGCCCGGCAACGAGGCGTCCCGCCGCCTGGTCCGGCGACTGGGCTTCACCCTCGAGGGGTACTCCCCGCGTTACCTGTTCATCGACGGCGCCTGGCGGGACCATGAACGGTGGGCGATCACGTTGGAGGACTGGCCGCCGCCGTCGAATGCGGGCACCGCTCCGTCCGAACTCGGCTGA
- a CDS encoding L,D-transpeptidase produces the protein MTHPTHPRPFSHRDTVFGLHAGGRTHRRFSRRAGLPAVVAFCLFSLPGGAFGALFPASRLDDPDNVRTWREQIRRAVEQSRGNRTLLVMVKKARRLDYYRNGRLQRSMYADLGADPVTRKLHSDFRTTPEGLYRVARKLGPGETSYTLALLIDYPNAEDRQRYQEAQARGEIPPDTGIGGNIEIHGMGGFGQDWTWGCMAVNDEEIRWLFPKVEVGAPVLIVGNDGRTDPVR, from the coding sequence GTGACACACCCGACCCACCCCCGCCCCTTCTCCCACCGCGACACCGTTTTCGGCCTTCACGCCGGAGGACGGACGCACCGCCGGTTTTCCCGACGGGCCGGGTTGCCGGCCGTGGTCGCCTTCTGCCTGTTCAGCTTGCCCGGCGGCGCTTTCGGCGCCCTCTTCCCGGCCTCCCGCCTGGACGACCCGGACAACGTCCGGACCTGGCGCGAGCAGATCCGCCGGGCCGTGGAGCAAAGCCGCGGAAACCGGACGCTCCTGGTCATGGTCAAGAAGGCCCGGCGGCTCGACTACTACCGGAACGGGCGGCTGCAGCGCTCCATGTACGCCGACCTGGGGGCCGACCCCGTCACCCGCAAACTCCACTCCGACTTCCGGACCACGCCGGAGGGCCTCTACCGCGTCGCCCGCAAACTCGGGCCCGGGGAGACCAGCTACACCCTGGCCCTCCTCATCGACTACCCCAACGCCGAGGACCGGCAGCGTTACCAGGAAGCGCAGGCCCGGGGGGAGATCCCCCCGGACACCGGGATCGGCGGGAACATCGAGATCCACGGCATGGGCGGTTTCGGCCAGGACTGGACCTGGGGCTGCATGGCCGTGAACGACGAGGAAATCCGCTGGCTCTTCCCCAAGGTGGAGGTGGGCGCCCCCGTCCTCATCGTCGGCAACGACGGACGGACAGACCCGGTCCGATAG
- a CDS encoding RNA methyltransferase, whose amino-acid sequence MTSPLDNLTVICVGVQGSANLGSVARAMTNFGLGRLVLVAPECGVDPEARRMACHAGHLLDGLETVDRLDAVLPRFSLLAGTSGKTRLSSCTPPLEPEEAAPEILAAARTGPVGLLFGPEDHGLSNRELKLCRWVIRVPASHHNPSLNLSHAAAIVFSHLYRRCGLEARTPARRGRGAAGVETMEKLFAHLREVLLDVGFLHANNPERILYVLRRVLGRASLDEREATILHGILRQVDWALKESGRSYRR is encoded by the coding sequence ATGACCTCTCCGCTCGACAACCTCACCGTGATCTGTGTCGGCGTCCAGGGGAGCGCGAACCTGGGCTCGGTGGCCCGGGCCATGACCAACTTCGGCCTGGGCCGGCTGGTCCTGGTGGCCCCGGAGTGCGGCGTCGACCCCGAGGCCCGGCGGATGGCCTGCCACGCCGGGCACCTCCTGGACGGGCTCGAGACGGTGGACCGCCTCGACGCCGTTCTGCCGCGGTTCAGCCTCCTGGCCGGGACCAGCGGGAAGACCCGCCTGAGCAGCTGCACCCCGCCGCTGGAACCGGAGGAGGCCGCCCCGGAGATCCTGGCGGCGGCCCGAACAGGGCCCGTGGGGCTGCTGTTCGGTCCCGAGGACCACGGGCTGTCCAACCGGGAGCTGAAGCTGTGCCGGTGGGTGATCCGCGTCCCCGCCTCCCACCACAACCCGTCGCTGAACCTCTCCCACGCCGCCGCCATCGTCTTCTCGCACCTCTACCGGCGGTGCGGGCTCGAGGCGCGCACGCCGGCGCGCCGCGGCCGCGGGGCCGCCGGGGTGGAAACCATGGAAAAGCTCTTCGCCCACCTCCGCGAGGTCCTCCTGGACGTCGGCTTCCTCCACGCCAACAACCCCGAGCGCATCCTCTACGTGCTGCGCCGGGTCCTCGGGCGCGCTTCCCTGGACGAGCGGGAGGCCACCATCCTGCACGGGATCCTCCGCCAGGTGGACTGGGCCCTCAAGGAATCGGGCCGTTCCTACCGGCGGTGA
- the dapF gene encoding diaminopimelate epimerase, whose translation MPTSLPFVKCHGCGNDFLVIAAGEWERGGLRPETAVPALCDRHTGVGADGVILWEPLPGGPGAVRFRIFNQDGSEAEMSGNGLRCLAAHLFLDHPEAAGTGSAGAGAGSVLRVETLAGSRTVTLLERVPGACRLRLDLGPAAFEPGAVPVRLPDGVMDTRRFTLDLGGVPVTLTALSTGNPHASVRVEAFDDAFIAFAGPRLENHPAFPSRANVEFLRVVDTHTLEVRFWERGVGPTRSSGTGSAAAAAAALANGWVSSPVQVRMEGGEFVVRREPDGRLLQDGWAHRVFRGEIER comes from the coding sequence ATGCCGACGTCCCTGCCCTTCGTCAAGTGCCACGGTTGCGGGAACGACTTCCTGGTGATCGCCGCGGGGGAGTGGGAGCGCGGCGGTCTTCGCCCGGAAACCGCCGTCCCGGCCCTCTGCGACCGGCACACCGGCGTGGGCGCCGACGGGGTGATCCTCTGGGAGCCCCTGCCCGGCGGGCCCGGGGCCGTCCGGTTCCGCATCTTCAACCAGGACGGGTCCGAGGCGGAGATGTCGGGCAACGGGCTCCGCTGCCTGGCGGCGCACCTCTTCCTGGATCACCCGGAGGCGGCCGGCACGGGATCCGCGGGAGCCGGCGCCGGGAGTGTGCTCCGGGTGGAAACCCTCGCCGGGAGCCGGACCGTGACCCTCCTGGAACGGGTCCCGGGCGCCTGCCGGCTCCGGCTGGACCTGGGGCCCGCCGCCTTCGAGCCGGGGGCCGTGCCGGTCCGCCTGCCGGACGGGGTGATGGATACCCGCCGGTTCACCCTGGACCTGGGCGGCGTTCCCGTGACCCTCACCGCCCTCTCCACCGGAAACCCCCACGCGTCGGTCCGGGTGGAGGCCTTCGACGACGCCTTCATCGCCTTCGCGGGGCCGCGGCTGGAGAACCACCCCGCCTTCCCGTCCCGGGCCAACGTCGAGTTCCTCCGGGTCGTTGACACCCACACGCTCGAGGTCCGCTTCTGGGAGCGCGGCGTGGGGCCGACCCGCTCCTCGGGCACCGGCAGTGCCGCCGCGGCCGCCGCGGCCCTGGCCAACGGGTGGGTGTCCTCGCCCGTGCAGGTCCGGATGGAGGGCGGCGAGTTCGTCGTCCGGCGGGAACCGGACGGCCGCCTCCTCCAGGACGGCTGGGCGCACCGGGTGTTCCGTGGGGAGATCGAGAGGTAA
- a CDS encoding phosphomannomutase/phosphoglucomutase has protein sequence MPFPHIFKQYDIRGLAGSELTPPLVEHLGRAVGTLLRRAGKTDLVVGRDGRLSGPEYAAAFIAGARSAGLDVLDIGLCPTPVVYYAIHRLEAGGGVAVTASHNPPGYNGLKICRGTESVFGDELQALRRLVESGDYETGSGSLRREDILPDYLEYLADHFGEFPSRPKVVVDAGNGTAGLVAPELFRRLKCRVAELYCNVDGRFPNHEADPTVEENLVDLIGLVRRQKAALGIAFDGDGDRIGVVDEDGEVLRGDQILLLYARALLETEPGALILSEVKASRVLYDEIARAGGRPLMWMTGHSLIKAKMKASGARLAGEMSGHMFFADRYFGYDDAIYAAGRLLEILDRTGKSLKELRRSIPPSCNTPEIRVACPEADKTRLVSALLEHYRKAHEVVDIDGVRATFEHGWGLVRSSNTQPILVLRFEADTPEHLAAIRARVTADIDRFKRELGIG, from the coding sequence ATCCCGTTCCCCCACATCTTCAAGCAGTACGACATCCGGGGCCTCGCCGGCTCCGAGCTGACCCCGCCCCTGGTGGAGCACCTCGGCCGCGCCGTGGGCACCCTCCTCCGCCGGGCGGGGAAGACCGACCTCGTCGTCGGGCGCGACGGGCGGCTGTCGGGCCCCGAGTACGCCGCCGCCTTCATCGCCGGCGCCCGGTCCGCGGGGCTCGATGTCCTGGACATCGGCCTCTGCCCCACGCCGGTGGTCTACTACGCCATCCACCGCCTGGAGGCCGGCGGCGGCGTGGCCGTCACCGCCAGCCACAACCCGCCCGGCTACAACGGCCTCAAGATCTGCCGCGGGACGGAGTCGGTTTTCGGTGACGAACTCCAGGCCCTCCGCCGCCTGGTGGAGTCCGGGGACTACGAGACGGGCAGCGGCTCGCTCCGGCGGGAGGATATTCTCCCCGACTACCTTGAGTACCTCGCCGACCACTTCGGCGAGTTCCCTTCCCGCCCGAAAGTGGTGGTGGACGCCGGCAACGGCACGGCGGGGCTGGTGGCCCCCGAGCTTTTCCGGCGCCTGAAGTGCCGGGTGGCGGAACTCTACTGCAACGTGGACGGCCGTTTCCCCAACCACGAGGCCGACCCCACCGTGGAGGAGAACCTGGTCGACCTGATCGGGCTGGTGCGGCGCCAGAAGGCCGCCCTGGGCATCGCCTTCGACGGCGACGGCGACCGCATCGGCGTGGTGGACGAGGACGGCGAGGTCCTGCGGGGCGACCAGATCCTGCTGCTCTACGCCCGGGCGCTCCTGGAAACCGAGCCCGGTGCGCTCATCCTCTCGGAGGTGAAGGCTTCCCGGGTCCTCTACGACGAGATCGCCCGGGCGGGGGGACGGCCCCTCATGTGGATGACCGGCCACTCCCTCATCAAGGCCAAGATGAAGGCGTCGGGTGCGAGGCTCGCCGGGGAGATGAGCGGACACATGTTCTTCGCCGACCGCTACTTCGGCTACGACGACGCCATCTACGCCGCCGGCCGGCTCCTGGAGATCCTGGACCGCACGGGCAAGTCCCTGAAGGAACTGCGCCGGTCCATCCCCCCGTCGTGCAACACCCCCGAGATCCGCGTGGCCTGCCCCGAGGCGGACAAGACACGCCTCGTGAGCGCCCTCCTGGAACATTATCGGAAAGCGCACGAAGTCGTGGACATCGACGGGGTCCGCGCCACCTTCGAGCACGGCTGGGGCCTCGTGCGCTCCTCCAACACCCAGCCCATCCTGGTCCTGCGCTTCGAGGCGGACACGCCGGAGCACCTGGCGGCCATCCGGGCGCGCGTCACCGCCGACATCGACCGCTTCAAGCGGGAACTGGGGATCGGCTGA
- the coaD gene encoding pantetheine-phosphate adenylyltransferase, with product MKPGPVKAIYPGSFDPLTNGHVDILQRGTQLFDTVIPAILINYEKTAFFTPEERMHMIREAVGDLPGVAEPIYFDGLTVDAARRHGATVIVRGIRAVSDYEYELQMSLMNRSLAPEVETVLLVPAQEYSFISSRLVKDIFQRGGDIRDLVPEGVRAMLRTKFPRPEV from the coding sequence GTGAAACCCGGACCCGTCAAGGCCATCTACCCGGGGTCCTTCGACCCCCTCACCAACGGACACGTGGACATCCTCCAGCGGGGCACCCAGCTGTTCGACACCGTCATCCCCGCCATCCTCATCAACTACGAGAAGACCGCCTTCTTCACCCCCGAGGAGCGCATGCACATGATCCGGGAGGCCGTGGGCGACCTGCCCGGCGTGGCCGAGCCCATCTACTTCGACGGCCTCACGGTGGACGCCGCCCGCCGCCACGGGGCCACGGTGATCGTCCGCGGCATCCGCGCCGTCTCCGACTACGAGTACGAGCTGCAGATGTCCCTCATGAACCGTTCCCTGGCGCCCGAGGTGGAGACGGTCCTGCTGGTCCCCGCCCAGGAGTACTCCTTCATCAGCTCCCGGCTGGTGAAGGACATCTTCCAGCGGGGCGGCGACATCCGCGACCTGGTGCCCGAGGGCGTCAGGGCCATGCTGCGGACGAAATTCCCGCGCCCGGAGGTTTGA
- a CDS encoding septal ring lytic transglycosylase RlpA family protein, with the protein MPRTVAVVALAALALVSGACGSRKRPLPPVARSGGAGPTGAGASARPPAVDPKDHELEGKASWYGKPYHGRKTASGERYDMNDFTAAHRTLPFGTLVRVENLENRLTVVVRINDRGPFVDDRVIDVSYAAARALEMLVGGVVPVRIVILGDKERKK; encoded by the coding sequence ATGCCGAGGACGGTTGCCGTGGTCGCCCTGGCCGCCCTGGCCCTGGTCTCGGGGGCCTGCGGGTCCCGCAAGCGTCCCCTGCCGCCGGTCGCCCGGAGCGGCGGCGCCGGGCCGACGGGAGCGGGGGCGTCGGCCCGACCGCCGGCCGTGGACCCGAAGGACCACGAACTGGAAGGGAAGGCCTCCTGGTACGGCAAGCCCTACCACGGCCGCAAGACGGCCAGCGGCGAGCGATACGACATGAACGACTTCACCGCGGCGCACCGGACGCTGCCCTTCGGCACCCTGGTGCGGGTGGAGAACCTGGAAAACCGGTTGACGGTGGTGGTGCGCATCAACGACCGGGGGCCTTTCGTGGACGACCGGGTCATCGACGTCTCCTACGCGGCGGCCAGGGCCCTGGAGATGCTGGTGGGGGGCGTGGTCCCGGTGCGCATCGTCATCCTCGGCGACAAGGAGCGGAAAAAGTGA
- a CDS encoding cyclase family protein — MHPAIRISVRVLSALVLVAGIGGAGAAEAPPASGREWLDMTYPYDEKTVYWPTADPFRLEKVFAGETDGGYWYASNNYSASEHGGTHVDAPRHFARGGRTIDQVPLGEWIAPAVAVDVREACEKDPDYLLTPADLESWEKRHGKIPAGAWLVMVSGWDRRFYPDRSKVLGTGKTGAAAVPELHFPGFSPEAVEWAVSQRGIIGIAIDTPSIDRGQSTDFRTHRVVCGHDRLALENLANAEKLPPRGATLYVIPMLIAGGTGAPARVFARLPKK; from the coding sequence ATGCATCCTGCGATCCGTATTTCAGTCCGCGTGTTGTCTGCACTCGTCCTCGTGGCCGGGATCGGGGGGGCGGGAGCCGCGGAAGCGCCCCCGGCTTCGGGCAGGGAGTGGCTGGACATGACCTACCCCTACGACGAGAAGACCGTCTACTGGCCGACGGCGGACCCGTTCCGCCTCGAGAAGGTCTTCGCGGGGGAAACCGACGGCGGCTACTGGTATGCCTCGAACAACTACTCCGCGTCCGAGCACGGGGGGACCCACGTCGACGCACCCCGCCACTTCGCCCGGGGAGGGCGCACCATCGACCAGGTGCCCCTGGGGGAGTGGATCGCCCCGGCGGTGGCAGTGGACGTGCGGGAGGCCTGCGAGAAAGACCCCGACTACCTCCTGACGCCGGCGGACCTGGAATCCTGGGAGAAACGCCACGGGAAGATCCCGGCCGGCGCCTGGCTGGTCATGGTCAGCGGTTGGGACCGTCGCTTCTACCCCGACCGGTCAAAGGTCCTCGGGACCGGAAAGACGGGGGCCGCGGCGGTCCCGGAGCTGCACTTCCCCGGGTTCTCCCCGGAGGCGGTGGAGTGGGCCGTCTCCCAGCGGGGGATCATCGGCATCGCCATCGACACCCCCAGCATCGACCGGGGGCAATCCACCGACTTCCGGACCCACCGGGTGGTGTGCGGCCACGACCGCCTGGCCCTGGAGAACCTTGCAAACGCGGAAAAACTTCCGCCGCGGGGGGCGACCCTCTACGTGATCCCCATGCTCATCGCCGGCGGGACCGGCGCCCCCGCCCGCGTCTTCGCGCGCCTGCCGAAAAAGTAA
- a CDS encoding peptidylprolyl isomerase — MNRSIAARLTTTLIFLAALFTLSVAAEETKAKQPTVTPKDATVAAAPAKTTGGEKPAETPKPVPAPQPSSGAPQPMPMMPPSTVPPPQEDPGSKLPKDTVVLSIGERKYTVTDFEQFLNMIPARSRAMITVNSRRSLAENIANMIILADEARRRKLDEDPVVKSRLWASAEQTLAQSLVQKVQETVTIPLEEVQAYYDQNKARYEEIRASHILIRAKGGPGALPEGKKELTDEEAKAKADEIYKIVTTPGADFAAIATAESYDKSSAAKGGDLGLFSRGRMVPDFEKVAFTLGVGEIGAPVKTPFGWHIIKVTEKKTKSIDEVRMEIENMLRADKQKQAVDAIQKAVPVVYNDVYFPKPAPPPAHSGPAEARVPRPVTPTPAPAKAVTPAPAPVPTPAPAPAPKPAEPSK, encoded by the coding sequence ATGAACCGATCCATCGCAGCACGCCTGACGACGACCCTGATCTTCCTGGCAGCCCTCTTCACGCTGTCGGTCGCGGCGGAGGAAACCAAGGCCAAGCAGCCCACGGTGACCCCGAAGGACGCCACGGTCGCCGCCGCCCCCGCGAAGACCACGGGCGGCGAAAAGCCCGCCGAGACGCCCAAGCCCGTTCCGGCCCCCCAGCCGTCCTCGGGCGCCCCCCAGCCGATGCCCATGATGCCGCCCTCCACCGTCCCGCCGCCCCAGGAGGACCCGGGGAGCAAGCTGCCGAAGGACACCGTGGTCCTCTCCATCGGCGAGCGGAAGTACACCGTGACCGACTTCGAGCAGTTCCTGAACATGATCCCGGCCCGGTCGCGGGCCATGATCACCGTCAACAGCCGCCGATCCCTGGCCGAGAACATCGCCAACATGATCATCCTGGCCGACGAGGCCCGCCGCCGCAAGCTGGACGAGGACCCCGTCGTCAAGAGCCGCCTTTGGGCTTCCGCCGAGCAGACCCTGGCGCAGAGCCTGGTCCAGAAGGTGCAGGAGACGGTCACCATCCCCCTGGAGGAAGTCCAGGCCTACTACGACCAGAACAAGGCCCGCTACGAGGAGATCCGCGCCTCGCACATCCTGATCCGCGCCAAGGGCGGCCCGGGGGCCCTTCCAGAGGGCAAGAAGGAACTGACCGACGAGGAAGCCAAGGCCAAGGCCGACGAGATCTACAAGATCGTGACGACGCCCGGGGCCGACTTCGCCGCCATCGCCACCGCGGAGTCCTACGACAAGTCTTCGGCCGCCAAGGGCGGGGACCTGGGCCTGTTCTCCCGGGGGCGGATGGTCCCCGACTTCGAGAAGGTCGCCTTCACCCTCGGTGTCGGCGAGATCGGGGCCCCCGTCAAGACCCCGTTCGGCTGGCACATCATCAAGGTGACGGAGAAGAAGACCAAGTCCATCGACGAGGTCCGGATGGAGATCGAGAACATGCTCCGCGCCGACAAGCAGAAACAGGCCGTGGATGCCATCCAGAAGGCGGTCCCCGTGGTTTACAACGACGTCTACTTTCCGAAGCCGGCCCCTCCCCCGGCTCACTCCGGTCCCGCGGAGGCGAGGGTCCCCCGCCCCGTGACCCCGACCCCGGCGCCCGCGAAGGCCGTGACCCCGGCACCCGCTCCGGTTCCGACCCCCGCCCCGGCGCCGGCCCCCAAGCCGGCCGAACCGTCGAAGTAA
- a CDS encoding aminopeptidase P family protein, translated as MIREKIAQAAGILDELNIDLWLVFVRESGTNRDPSMDLVVGSGCTWQSAFCIHRSGETVAILGSLDTAEVEKKGHYQRIVPYVGGIRDSLLQVLGELNPASIALNWSLDNCLADGLTHGMFLQLEKLLAGTPWAGRFCSSEAVVAALRGRKTPEEIRRLKRVVEETERLYRDLCEHLRPGLTERQIADRLTAMTRERGFEPAWSTDHCPSCFTGVPRAGEAHTGPSDRPVERGDVMNMDFGLRIDDYCSDLQRTWYVCREGEETAPPEVEEGFRAVVDAIAEAAKAARPGVEGWVVDDVARSLIVSRGFPEYPHALGHQVGRSAHDGGVLFCPRWERYGQVPWQKIEEGQVFTLEPRVPIAGHGVATVEEMIIVTPGGGEFISSFQRDLWLVK; from the coding sequence ATGATCCGGGAAAAGATCGCGCAGGCGGCGGGGATTCTGGACGAGCTGAACATTGACCTGTGGCTCGTCTTCGTGCGGGAGTCCGGCACCAACCGGGACCCCTCCATGGACCTGGTGGTAGGCTCGGGCTGCACGTGGCAGTCCGCGTTCTGCATCCACCGGTCGGGAGAGACGGTGGCCATTCTGGGGAGCCTGGACACCGCGGAGGTCGAGAAGAAAGGGCACTACCAGCGCATCGTCCCCTACGTGGGCGGCATCCGCGATTCGCTCCTGCAGGTGCTCGGTGAGCTGAATCCCGCCTCCATTGCCCTGAACTGGTCCCTGGACAACTGCCTGGCCGACGGGCTGACCCACGGCATGTTCCTCCAGCTGGAGAAGCTGCTGGCGGGTACCCCCTGGGCGGGACGGTTCTGTTCTTCCGAGGCCGTCGTCGCCGCCCTGCGGGGTCGCAAGACCCCCGAGGAGATCCGCCGCCTGAAGCGGGTCGTGGAGGAAACCGAGCGGCTCTACCGCGACCTCTGCGAGCACCTGCGCCCGGGGCTCACGGAGCGGCAGATCGCCGACCGTTTGACCGCCATGACCCGGGAGCGCGGCTTCGAGCCGGCCTGGTCCACCGATCACTGCCCGTCCTGCTTCACGGGGGTCCCCCGGGCCGGCGAGGCCCACACCGGCCCCTCGGACCGCCCCGTCGAGCGGGGGGACGTCATGAACATGGACTTCGGGCTCCGGATCGACGACTACTGCTCCGACCTGCAGCGGACGTGGTACGTCTGCCGCGAGGGGGAGGAGACGGCCCCGCCCGAGGTGGAGGAAGGCTTCCGGGCGGTGGTGGACGCCATCGCCGAGGCGGCGAAAGCGGCCCGGCCCGGGGTCGAGGGCTGGGTGGTGGACGACGTGGCCCGGTCCCTCATCGTTTCCCGGGGATTTCCCGAGTACCCCCACGCCCTGGGTCACCAGGTCGGACGCTCCGCCCACGACGGCGGCGTCCTCTTCTGCCCGAGGTGGGAACGCTACGGCCAGGTCCCGTGGCAGAAGATCGAGGAAGGGCAGGTCTTCACCCTGGAGCCCCGGGTCCCCATCGCGGGGCACGGTGTCGCCACGGTGGAGGAGATGATCATCGTCACCCCGGGGGGAGGGGAGTTCATCTCCTCTTTTCAACGGGACCTCTGGCTGGTAAAATGA